The Thermodesulfobacteriota bacterium genome segment AAAAAATCTTTTTGCCTGAATCTGAGTTGCCTCGCCAATGGTACAATGTCGCTGCTGATATGCCCACGCCGATGGAACCGCCACTCCATCCAGGGACCGGCCAGCCCGTCGGCCCGGAGGATCTTGCTCCCATCTTTCCCATGCCGCTCATTGAACAGGAAGTGAGCCAGGAAAGGTTTATTGATATTCCGGAAGAAGTACTGGAAAAATACCTCATCTGGAGGCCGTCACCCCTGTACCGGGCCTATGGCCTGGAAAAATTTCTCGATACACCGGCCAAAATTTATTTTAAGAATGAAGGGGTCAGCCCTGCCGGAAGCCATAAACCCAACACGGCCATTGCCCAGGCCTATTACAATAAGATATCGGGAACCAAACGAATTCTTACCGAAACCGGTGCGGGACAGTGGGGAAGCGCCCTCTCTTACTGTTGTGCTCTTTTTGGCTTGGAATGCAAGGTCTACATGGTTAAGGTGAGCTACCAGCAAAAGCCTTACCGTCGCATGATGATGGAAACCTGGGGGGGAACCTGTGTGGCCAGTCCCAGCACCGAGACTGAGGCCGGTCGTAAAATCCTGGCACAAAACCCCGATTCACCGGGAAGTCTTGGTATTGCGATCAGCGAAGCCGTTGAAATGGCGGTCCAGGATGATAAAGCCAAATATTCGCTGGGCAGCGTGTTGAACCACGTGATGCTGCACCAGACCGTAAACGGCCTGGAGTGTCAGAAACAGATGAAAATTGCCGGTGATTATCCCGACATCATTATCGGATGCGCCGGTGGTGGCAGCAATTTCGCCGGACTGTGTTTTCCCTATGTCAGAGACAAGGTCAACGGAAAGGATATCGACATTATCGGGGTTGAGCCGACTGCCTGCCCCACCATGACCCGCGGGCCATTTGCCTACGACTTCGGCGACAACAACCAGATGACCCCGCTCCTTCCCATGCACACTCTGGGGCACACCTTTGTCCCCGAAGGGATTCATGCCGGTGGGCTCAGATACCATGGTATGGCGCCTCTCATCAGCCAGCTGATCCTGGACAACATTATCCGCCCCGTGGCCATTCCACAGCTTGAAACCTTTGAGGCCGGCATCACATTCGCCAGGACGGAAGGATTCATCAGTGCGCCGGAAACCACTCACGCCATTGCTGAGGTAATCCGACAAGCCATTCAGGCAAAAGAGGAAGGCAAAGAAAAGGTGATCCTCTTCAACTGGAGTGGCCACGGTTTGGTGGACATGGCCGCCTACGATGCTTACTTGAGCGGGAAACTTGCCGATCATGAGCTGGCCCAGGAAGAAATTCAACGGGCTCTTGATGACATCGAACCGCTTCCCAAACCCAAACAGTATACAGGCTGATCTTTGCTAAACTCATAATTTCTGCCGGAGGCCACTGCGCCTCCGGCAATATTTATATTTCTGCCCATGAAACAAAAACACACACCCCCCGGAGACGAATTTCAGATCCGCTGCCCCAGATTGGGACATCAAATCTCTTTCTCTTACTGCCGCATAGAAAACAACGGCCAGCCCTGCTTTAAAACATTTGACTGCTGGTACCAACACTTTCAGGTGGAAGACTTTCTTAAAAAAGAACTGTCTGAAGAAGAGTTTAATAAGATTTCCAGAAAGCAGGTTAAACCCAAAGTA includes the following:
- a CDS encoding TrpB-like pyridoxal phosphate-dependent enzyme, with amino-acid sequence MQTKKIFLPESELPRQWYNVAADMPTPMEPPLHPGTGQPVGPEDLAPIFPMPLIEQEVSQERFIDIPEEVLEKYLIWRPSPLYRAYGLEKFLDTPAKIYFKNEGVSPAGSHKPNTAIAQAYYNKISGTKRILTETGAGQWGSALSYCCALFGLECKVYMVKVSYQQKPYRRMMMETWGGTCVASPSTETEAGRKILAQNPDSPGSLGIAISEAVEMAVQDDKAKYSLGSVLNHVMLHQTVNGLECQKQMKIAGDYPDIIIGCAGGGSNFAGLCFPYVRDKVNGKDIDIIGVEPTACPTMTRGPFAYDFGDNNQMTPLLPMHTLGHTFVPEGIHAGGLRYHGMAPLISQLILDNIIRPVAIPQLETFEAGITFARTEGFISAPETTHAIAEVIRQAIQAKEEGKEKVILFNWSGHGLVDMAAYDAYLSGKLADHELAQEEIQRALDDIEPLPKPKQYTG